Part of the Actinomycetota bacterium genome, GATGGCCTAGACCGAGGGAGGAGCATGGGCGAGGTCGAGCGCTACCCGAACGGGATCTTCTGCTGGGTGGACCTGGGGACGAACGACGCCGCGGGGGCGAAGGCGTTCTACGGGGGGTTGCTGGGGTGGGAGTTCGACGACCTGCCCACGGGGGAGCAGGGGACCTACTCGACCTGCCGGCTGCGGGGGCGGGCGGTGGCGGGGCTGTACGACCGGGCGGAGACGCCGGGGTGGGGGTCGTACATCAGCGTCGACGACGTCGACCGGGCGACCGGCAGGGCGCGGGAGCTGGGGGCCGAGGTGCTGGTGGAGCCGTTCGACACGCCCGGCGGGGGGCGGGTGGCGACGGTCCGGGACCCGGCGGGGGCGTCGGTGTCGCTGTCGCGGCCGGGGGAGCGCTTCGGGGCCGAGCTGGTCAACGAGGACGGGACCTGGACCTGGAACGAGCTGGTCAGCGGGGACCTGGCGGCGGGCCGGGACTTCTATGTCGAGCTGTTCGGATGGTCGGCCTCCGACGCGCCGGGGGCGCTCCCGCGGACCACCTTCACCCTGGGGGAGCTGCTGGTCGGCGGCGGCCACGCCCCGGCGCCGGGGGAGGACCCGGCGCCCCGGTGGAGCATCGCCTTCTGGGTGGCGGACGCCGACGAGGCCGCGGCCAGGGCCGGGGAGCTGGGCGGGACGGTGCTGCTGCCGCCCATGGACATCCCCGCCGGCCGCTTCACGGTCCTGGCCGACCCCCAGGGGGCCAGCTTCAGCGCCACGGCCGTCCCCGGCGGCCCGACCAGGGGGGTCGACGGGTCCTGACGGCGCCGCGGATGCTTCGGCCGGCTGGTCAGCGGCGGGCCGCCCCCGCCCCGGCCGGCTGGCGCTCGGCCTCGGTCGTCGGCGTGAGCGCCTGGCCCAGGGGACGGCGCCG contains:
- a CDS encoding VOC family protein, whose product is MGEVERYPNGIFCWVDLGTNDAAGAKAFYGGLLGWEFDDLPTGEQGTYSTCRLRGRAVAGLYDRAETPGWGSYISVDDVDRATGRARELGAEVLVEPFDTPGGGRVATVRDPAGASVSLSRPGERFGAELVNEDGTWTWNELVSGDLAAGRDFYVELFGWSASDAPGALPRTTFTLGELLVGGGHAPAPGEDPAPRWSIAFWVADADEAAARAGELGGTVLLPPMDIPAGRFTVLADPQGASFSATAVPGGPTRGVDGS